The following nucleotide sequence is from Leopardus geoffroyi isolate Oge1 chromosome D4, O.geoffroyi_Oge1_pat1.0, whole genome shotgun sequence.
gcttgaactcaccaactgtgagatcacgattagagccgaaaccaagagttgggcccttacctgactgagccaccccagtgcccctatAGCTCACTTTTAATGAGCAAAACAGAACTCAGGCTTGACTCCTTTCACTGGGAGAGCTGTTTAGTTTTGCTCAGTTTCATTTTATAATCAGCTCTATAAAGCTCCTTAAATAGTAAATActaatgtaaaaacagaaaaaaccaTGGCAAGTAACCATGTAACCACGTAAAGAGACTGATGGGAACAGCAAAAATATTGACTGTGTCCTCATTAAAATGGTAACACTGCTGATTGGTGGgaatttaagtgattttttttttacataagaacttttaaaaaataattaatatgccTTTATAATGAGATGGAAATACacacttttcccccttttccttcccgCATGTGGGAGCCGCTCTCCCGCCAACCTTTTCTAGCTCCTACCCAGTACACGTGGCAGAGTCGGGCTCCTTTGAAAACGTATCAAGTGTGCCAGAAAGAAAACCATCAccatgaaaataaacattctcaAAAGGACTCTGAACGTTCCGATGGCTAGCCTGCCTTGTCATTGTGAGAATGGGCAATGACTGCATTTTGCCTCaaacactgaatttaaataagGATTAAATTAGAACTTTATGTTTCTTACTCTCCTGGGTCATTTGTTTCATTAATAATTAAATTCAATCTCTGTTTCCCTCTCGTTATTATTACTTTACCACAATTATGATTTTATGTGCTTAGAGTGGAAATTGAGTTCAGCAGGTTTAGGAGATGTTACGCGAGGCCTGCAGAGTAGTGCTTAGAAACACGGGCAAGGCCTCCCTGCCAGCTCAGCCCCTGACTGTGGGTTAAACCAGGCCACACTGAGGATCCCTCCAGGAGGCTCTGCCAGGGCACCGCGGTTTAAGAactgggaaggggggggggggaaggtactATAAATAATACCAGAACTTACTAaggcaactggaaaaaaaaacaaaacaaaacatagatcTTAAGAGGTAGGAAAAGCTCATCTACTTTGGACTTTATAgcttttttaacattctttattttttctcctacttAACTTTACCCAATATCTAGGACACAAACGAGATAGCCTTAAAAGGCGAAGTTGAATACTCCTTACAAACCTCTAGGACGTAAGCAAGGGAAAAGGTGGGTGCCACACACGTGGACATGTACTTTCTTGTGGACTTTCAGTGTCCATCAAAACATACCTGTTGTTCTTGGGCCCTGGGACGGATGGCACACACTGGCGTGTGGTGTGGAACTAGGTGAGGTTTGCCTGAGCTATCTGCTTAAGGCTCCTTTCATCTTTATCAGGAGATGGGCGACAAGGCAACGCCACAGAGTCCGACTTAGTCACTGAGACAtggaggtgaggggtgcctgggtggctcagctggttgggtgtctgacttcagccaggtcatgatgtcatggttcatggattcgagccccgcatcgggctctgtgctgacagctcagagcctggagcctgtttcggattctttgtctccctctctctctgctcctcccctgctcatgctctttctctcaaagatgaataaacgtttacaaaaagaaaaaaagaaaaaaaacaaacaaacagaaatggacTTGAGCACTGGCCATTATTAAGAGGATGGAAAGGTATAGGTGTCCAGCAGCTAAAACACCCTGAAGTATCTCACTAGGGCTAGAAAGGGAGCTGATAACCCTCAGAAAGAGGCCCTGGCTCAGGGGCTATGATTTATGAAGGCTGAACGCCCCCTTCACCCTATACCTCCTTATAGCCATTCATGTCAGTGCTGACTTTCCCGGCCTTTCATCCAAGTAACAGATGGCAGAGGTAGTCCGGTATATCTGCCACGGACTGTAAGTTCCACTAGAAGAAACCTTAAAATGCTACTGAAATTTCTTCAAACGGGCTCCTGCCTCCGTGAAGGGCTGAGCCTGAAACCAGGAGTGTGGAGGACCagtgggctggctggctgggctcAGTCCCCTTGTAAGACAGGGATTTACTGAGAACAAAGGAAATCTAATTCTTATTAGAGATGATGACATCTGGACTAGGGTAGTTAAATGCATGTAATATTCTCCACTGCAGGAGTGACTCATACCCACCTCTCTTGAATGAGCATTTTGCATATATTCACCATGAAAACCCTGTTAGTTCAAACAGTTCGAATAGAACAGCAGGTAGGTCTAGAGTTTTGTTCTCCCTGCATGCTTTTTCATCCTTCTGGTTTCTACCGCCTGCTCTGCTTTCCCTCTGGGGAACTTCTCCCCCTAAACAAAAGGCCTTAAGAGAGGCATTCAATTACAAGATGTGCGCATGTTCCAGTCCTAGCCAATCAGAGTATGCCATCTCCCTGGCCAAAGTGATTGGGTTAGCACAAGGCATGTGACCCAAGCAGGACCAATCAAAATCTTCCCCGGGAATTTTTAGCTCGGCTAAAATGtaaaagtgcttttttttcccatttcttttcttttttttttttgtcctttcatattggttttttttaatatatgaaatttattgtcaaattggtttccatacagcacccagtgctcatcccaaaaggtgccctcctcaatatccatcacccaccctcccctccctcccaccccccatcagccctcagtttgttctcagtttttatgagtctcttatgctttggctctctcccactctaacctctttttttttttcccttcccctccccctaaaagtgcttttaaaaaaccatttaaaataaagaattttaaacatatgCTAAAGCAGTGAGAATCACATATAAACCCCTTGGAACCCAAAACCCAGCTTCAACATTTATCAACTCATGGGAAATCTTGGGAAAGGATTAATGGTCTTTTTCTACTGTTGAGCCTAACAGGCTGTTCAGCCTAGGAGTATGGTGCTGCCACAGCCATCGTATCTGTCAGTGGAGAGAGTCTGACTTCAAAAGAAACCCAAACAGAACGTGGAATTGTGGCAGAGTCTTGAAGATGACATCTGAACCAGCTTGATCCAGCTGAGCCTGAAGCCACTGCTACCCCTGTACTTTCTTTGTGCTTAAACTAGATAAAGGAAAAGTTTCTGGTACTTGCAAAATGTGTCATCTTATATGAACACCTTAaggaaacattcaataaatattttttaacatcttgtgtttatttttgaagtatttgggaaaataaattcatGGGAAATCTAGAAGAATAAAGGAGACGGGGAATTCTTGACATATTAAAATGAGATCACCAGCATTTTAACTTCACTCTGCTCAAAGGATAATTTCAGTCCCATTGAAATAACATCCATCTACTAAACAATTTAAACGACAtaacataaacatattttcacccttaaattaaaaaaaaccttataaacaaaataatcaagTCCCCAAACCCATTCAGAGTCTCTGATTCTGAATTATCTTCAAAGCAATGAACGAATGGATATAATCACTCCTACATTAGCATTCTGGTAAGCCACTCTTGGGTATAAAATGAACTATTTTCCTGGCTGTTCCTTCACCATCCATAATACTTACCCTTTTGCTTTGCTAGTTCTTGTATTAGATCTTCATACACTTCTTTAAAGAGGTCCTCTTCAGATTTTGTTCCATCTAGGTAAactgggaaggagaaaggagggtggACCGGTTAGTACAGGATTCTTACTCTGGCACTTGACATCTCTTAAGAATACGAataggtttggggtgcctggatggttcagtccattaagtgtctgatacttgggttcagctcaggtcatgagctcatggtttcatgagtttgagcccgcacctggctctgcactgagtgtgtggggcctgcttgggattctctttctctctctctctctctctgtctctttctttctgccccccccccccacactgtcactctctcaaaataaataaataaacttaaaaaaaaaaagaatacaaataggTTTAAACAGAGAATGCAGGGCCataatgtaaaaagaaattaatagtcattaaagagagaaatagattACAGTCAGGAACGATAAGTTAAAAAACTTTGGTTTCAGAAATGCATACTAGCAGATGTGaaagttattttttgaaaaagcaagAGTTACGTGGTACTGTGCATGTGGCACTTTCGGAGCACTGCAGAGGTGTCTCCCCAAAAGAATCATTTAAGGGGGTGGTTCTCCAACCTACGTATGCATCGGGCTTGCCTATGAAGCTTCTTGAATCATGCAGGGGTCTGGGCTGTGCCACGTATGTACTGACTCAGAATTCTCCAGGCCCAGGAGATATTTTTACCCAAACTGGCATagttaattttgaagaaaaagtagaAGCTATGTAgttaaaggaaggaaagaactctTTAATCAGAAAACTGgaggtaaggggcgcctgggtggctcagttggttaggcgtccgactttggctcaggtcatgatctcacagttcacaagttcaagcttgggctcggtgctgacagctcagagcctggagcctgcttcagattctgtgcctccctttctctctgtccctcccctgctcacactgtctctttctctcaaagatagataaacattaacaaaaataattaaaaaaaaaaaagaaaactggaggtaAGAGATAAACTTGTCTGTTAAGAAAAGGATGCACAGTTTGGAAGGGCTAGAAGCTGGGAGGTCGGAACACTGTAGGGATGAGATTTTAGAGCAAGGCTGTCTGTGCCTTAGTCTTTAGGAGCCCTGAAGTATGTTTGGATTTTATACCAGAAAGCTGGAGACTCTGACGGTATTTCAGCAAAGGGGGTGGGAGGCATGGTTAGAGTGGCATttgagatggagagggagagtgcCGCTCCGTATCTATTTCGTCACCCTGTTCTACTGAGCACACGCGTCCAACATCACACCCTCTGCATCCACCCTCACATAGCCAGGGGAATCGCACTGAAACAAGAATTTGATATCAACTATGTCcttgtttaaaattgttttttcagtttactcattttgagagagagagcgagtgcacgagcaggggaggggcagagagaggagagagagagaatccgaagcaggctccgtgctgtcagcacagagccccaagcggggcttgaacccacaaaccgtgagatcgtgacctgagctgaagtcaagaacaagacactgagtcacccaggtgcccctaccatgtCTTTGTTTAAAACCTCTCTGTACAGGGCTTCCCACTTCTCCCAGGATAATGCCCCAAGTCCTTAACTGGCCTGGTAGAGTTTAGATCTTCCCTGTGTCTCCAGTATCCCCCCTCTCTCAGTTTTCTCTACCAAAAATACACCAACCTTCTCTCAGGTGCTACTCGCTCCTTTGTGTCCCTGGTCTTTTCGGGTACTCTCTGGAGTGATCTTCTGTCTACCGACCTATCTCCCTTTGTCCATTTAAACCCTTGAGAGTGTGGCTTAAGAGGCTTCTtcaaggaagccttccctgattgctGGGCCTTGGGCCGTCCCCCTGGAACTTGGTGGCACAGCACTTGGCATAGCTAGAGAGGACATGCTCGTGCAGCCAGGATCTTTAACGGCTGTTTCCTGGACAGAATGTTGGCTCTTACAAGTGGGGGCAGGCTTTGTCTTACTTCCCTTGACATCAGCAGGACACTGCCTTACACACAGAAGACATTCACTCAATATGAGTTTCATGAATGACCACCTAGAAGCTGACAGGCTTTGACGACAGTTGAAGACCAAGAAACAGAAACCAGTAGCGCCTACTGTGGAAGCAGAGAAGCCCAGAGTGTTGTGGCTTAGAAGGATCCTTTATTATGTAATCCACGAGGAAAAAACCTCCTAACGTCCTTGCTCTTGTGGACTTAAAGGCAAAGACAAGTAAATGCCCTCTGTAGAGGGAGAAAAGGCGCTTACCAATCTCCCACGTGATCTTCTCCATTTCTCGTCTGTGCTTTAGATACATGGGCCACACGTGGCCATCAAAGTACCCTGGGGTGTCTGGAGGCTCGTAGACTCTCGTACTATCAAAACACACAGGAAACTTTATACTGATGGAAACACACAATTGATAAACTAACAGTGGTCAGGATAATGGGAAAATCACTGAGACTTAATCTAAACAGGATTAAGAGCATACATACATTTTAGATTCAGTGCTACTTACAAAGACAATAAAATGGATTTACTTTCCAGGTtccaaaaacattatttttgtaattcgCTACCATTCATAATTATTTGCCTACGCTTCAGTGCTTTATAAAAAAATCAAGAGCAAATATCAACATAAATAATGACAGAGGAACTGACATGTTGGATTAAGCTTTCAACTAACTGGTGTCCTTTGTGGCTATAGCAGAACAATGgttcacaaatttaaaattataatcaacATGGGACTGGCTCACTTGAAGATTTAGGACAGAGAAGTCAAATGGTTTGTCGAAAGGCCTTTTCTTGGAACAGTAaattgcagggtgcctgggtagctcagtaggttaaacgtccgactcttgatttcagttcaggtcatgatcccatggttgtgggactgagccccacatgggactctgcactgacagctcggagcctgcttgggattctctctctctctctctctctctctctctgtgtgtgtgtctcctcttcccctgctcacgccctctctgtctaaataaataaataaataaatgtatgttagaaaaataatttgcattaGTCCAGGTGGATGAGCATTTATGTAACAAGGTTTTGCTCTTTATGTAGAAGAGATGAAGCCTTATTGACATATACACTGCTCAATAAtgttctttccttgtttttcctacaattttgtcttttaaaaaattaaaaaaatgtttttgcttaaaaaattttattttttgttgaagtacagttgacgcacactagtttcaggtgtgcaacacagGGATTCAACGTGCCTATATGTGCCTCCATGGTCACCATGAgttagctgccatctgtcaccatacaagctGTTACAAACACGACCAACtctgttccctatgctgtacttttcatccccatgcaTATTTTGTCCTTGGAATTCCAATCCACAAAGGTGATATCAaaactcacctcctcctcctcttacaTTCTTCATACGGAATGGTCAGAAAGTAGCTTCTGTTCCATAGTGTGTCGAGGGGCCTAAAATAACAGCATATTTAGTTTGCAAggtttcccttcccccacccccccaccattcACTAAAGGTCAGTATAAGGTTGAGGATGCTTACTTATAATTAAAGAGAAGGAAGCCTTCGACGATCAATATGGGAATTTCCTCGGCACTTCCAGAGTCTGTTGATGTCAGGGACTGTCCTTGACTTTCCATCCAGCAGGAAATGGTGGACATCATTTTTTCCATATTGAGCGCTTCAAGAACTTCAAgtaaatgtacaaaaatacatgaaatgaatACAACAAAAGTTTTATGATGTGGCTTTGTATGATGAGTATGTCTAGGGctctataaatacataaaataatactatttcatttacctttcaaaatagctaataaatattttagataaatttaAACTCTATTATTGACAAATtgatatgtttgaaatatttaaaacaaatttttttaatatttatttttgagagagagagagagcgagtgcaagcaggggaggggcagagggagagggagacacagaatctgaagcagactccaggctctgagctgtcagtacagagcccgatgcgaggctcgaaccattgaacctggagatcatgacctgagccaaagtcagacgctcaactgactgagacaccctggTACCCcgaaacatttttaatatgtgaaatttcaaatatatacaaaagtagagtACGATGAATTCCCATGGCCCCATTACCAGCTTCGACAATCATAAACTCATGGCTAATCTTGCTTCATTTATAATGCCTGTTTCCCCGTGAGTAcataaaagtttaatatttttgataacaaaatatctataaattagtttgaaaaataaatgatatgcTGGGGAAAATACCTGCAATGTATTTCACAACATCTTTAATATACAAAGCGTTCTCATAGgcaattaagagaaaaatcactaaaaattttataaaggaCATGAATATGTCCTTTTCAAACTCTAAACTGAGCATACTTTTTGAGCTTACAATTATAATTCTGCAAAAGTATTCTACAACACTGATTCTCAAAGTATAGTACGTAGACCAACAGCATTGGTATCACCTGGGAATTTACCAGAATTGTAATTTCTGAGCCCTACTCTGGAACTACTGAATTGAGCCATCTGGACTTAGGTTTTTTAGTGGAAGGTTTTAAAATTAtcgattaatttatttaatagacaTAGGactcttaggattttctcttctgttattaGCCTTGGTAACTTGCATTTTCCTAGGAAATTGTCAATTTCATTAAAGTTTTCTAATTTAGTTGCACAGAACGTCCATAATATgctcttatctttttaatgtctgtaggcTCCGTAGTGATACTACCTTTGTTGTTTTTGATATTTGTAATTtgtgccttctcttttcttcttgatccGTCTTGTCTAATCTGCTTAGGGATCAGATTCTTGAATTTGTAGGTTTATGTCTTATGCCAAATTTATGATGTTTTACCTACTTCTTTAGCACCacactctttcttctttccttctgagaCTCCAATGATATGAATGTTAGAGCTTTTGTTATTGTCCCatatttctgttaatttcttttcagtccattttctctctgttgttcagataAGAGTAATTTCTACTGTTCTGTCCTTAAATTCAGATTCTTTCCCCTGTCATATTTATTCTGTTCTTGAGCCCATTtggtgagttttaaaatttcagtttactGTATGTtgtcaatttaaaaattcctatttgATTTTTacctcttctatttctttactgagGCTTTCACATTTCTCACTTGATTCAAGAATGTTCACAATTGCTAGCTGAAGCCTTTTTATGaatgctgctttaaaatccttgttaGATAATTCCAGCATCTGTGTAATCATGGAGTGgttgttgatttcttttctcattcaagttgaGAGTTGCCTGGTTTTTGATGTAACGAATGAATTTCAGTCTCGTCCTGGAAGGTTAGGGTATTATGTTGTGAGGCTCTGGATcctatttgatcttttttttttttaataggtagtTACCCTGTTTAGGTGTGGTATGCAGGTTTAGGTGGGGAT
It contains:
- the NMRK1 gene encoding nicotinamide riboside kinase 1 isoform X2, with protein sequence MKTFVVGISGVTNGGKTTLAKNLQKHLPNCSIVSQDDFFKPESEIEIDANGFLQYDVLEALNMEKMMSTISCWMESQGQSLTSTDSGSAEEIPILIVEGFLLFNYKPLDTLWNRSYFLTIPYEECKRRRSTRVYEPPDTPGYFDGHVWPMYLKHRREMEKITWEIVYLDGTKSEEDLFKEVYEDLIQELAKQKGLHVTT
- the NMRK1 gene encoding nicotinamide riboside kinase 1 isoform X1, which produces MKTFVVGISGVTNGGKTTLAKNLQKHLPNCSIVSQDDFFKPESEIEIDANGFLQYDVLEALNMEKMMSTISCWMESQGQSLTSTDSGSAEEIPILIVEGFLLFNYKPLDTLWNRSYFLTIPYEECKRRRSIKFPVCFDSTRVYEPPDTPGYFDGHVWPMYLKHRREMEKITWEIVYLDGTKSEEDLFKEVYEDLIQELAKQKGLHVTT